A part of Bacteroidota bacterium genomic DNA contains:
- a CDS encoding DUF1761 domain-containing protein has product MKIDIVILLLAALVPLAVGNIWYNPKIGFGNAWLKASEMTEEKAKRANMLVIFGLTYLFSFFVAFALCSLSIHQLSLTSLFFLQPIDDPSTEMGALYKSVMDVLGNSYRTFKHGAFHGTIAGIVIALPVISVGAMFERRGFKYIAIHAGYWIVSMALMGGIVCAYA; this is encoded by the coding sequence ATGAAAATCGACATCGTAATTTTATTGTTAGCAGCGTTGGTACCATTAGCTGTTGGAAACATCTGGTATAACCCAAAAATCGGATTTGGAAATGCCTGGTTAAAAGCATCAGAAATGACAGAGGAAAAGGCGAAAAGAGCGAATATGTTGGTTATTTTTGGTTTAACTTATCTCTTTAGTTTTTTTGTCGCGTTTGCATTATGCTCTTTATCTATTCACCAACTAAGTTTAACTTCTCTTTTCTTTTTACAACCCATTGATGATCCTTCCACCGAAATGGGCGCTTTGTATAAATCCGTAATGGATGTTTTAGGAAACAGTTATCGTACTTTTAAACACGGCGCTTTTCATGGAACAATTGCCGGAATAGTTATAGCCCTTCCTGTAATTAGTGTTGGCGCTATGTTCGAACGCCGCGGCTTTAAATATATCGCTATTCATGCGGGATATTGGATTGTGAGTATGGCACTAATGGGAGGAATCGTTTGCGCCTACGCTTAA
- a CDS encoding T9SS type A sorting domain-containing protein: protein MSFYQDVFNGGVTCAGYSPTYSQTTPVTGIITVNIAAGSTIRRAYLLSGRLGAAPATNVTLNGNVLTLNGTNMVTPSFNTIYGGASGVHAVDVTAIINPAVNVYSLGLPAQANTSNRYQDFYLYIAYNNAAMLPVGTAIFLNSQNAANIMNWGTLTLNNAINTAGDAIYSFFGGYECSAADGERITLNGTLLGTVVGGDINSGACGGPVGSFYFNNNVGTALSDDNVNVTVSNAEALSQFKTLTTNGATTVSLLHQHAGAGSDNHPWGGIFAYATTSPLPIEFSSYSVQCEAEKARLVWSTAIEKNNNYFTIERSENGIDFMEIGNVKGAGNSYQSRNYSYLDNTIEFEKNYYYRIRQTDYDGKNTASNPIILQACYGIKNYRPEVYPNPASEILKISYSYPPVNSKYILKTSTGEKIMEGNLDKYENEIELRSLDRGFYILEIENNGNYYMRKIIRN from the coding sequence ATGAGTTTTTATCAGGATGTATTTAATGGCGGTGTCACTTGCGCGGGCTATTCACCAACTTATTCTCAAACCACACCTGTTACAGGAATTATAACGGTTAATATTGCAGCCGGAAGTACCATTCGCCGTGCGTATTTACTAAGCGGCCGATTAGGAGCAGCACCTGCTACCAACGTTACACTGAATGGAAATGTATTAACACTCAATGGTACCAATATGGTAACACCATCGTTTAATACAATTTATGGTGGCGCATCCGGAGTTCATGCTGTGGATGTTACTGCTATCATTAATCCCGCAGTAAACGTATATAGTTTGGGTTTGCCGGCTCAGGCCAATACTTCTAACCGTTATCAGGATTTCTATTTATATATAGCGTATAATAATGCAGCTATGTTACCTGTTGGTACTGCCATCTTTTTGAATTCGCAAAATGCTGCCAATATCATGAATTGGGGAACTCTCACGCTTAATAATGCCATTAACACTGCGGGTGATGCGATTTATTCTTTCTTTGGTGGTTATGAATGTAGTGCGGCGGATGGCGAAAGAATTACCCTTAATGGTACATTATTAGGAACAGTTGTAGGTGGCGATATTAATTCAGGAGCTTGCGGCGGACCCGTTGGAAGTTTTTACTTTAATAATAATGTTGGAACTGCATTGAGTGATGATAATGTAAATGTAACAGTGAGTAATGCCGAGGCATTGAGTCAGTTTAAAACCTTAACTACAAACGGCGCAACAACGGTAAGTTTATTGCATCAACATGCCGGAGCCGGAAGCGATAATCATCCCTGGGGCGGAATCTTTGCCTATGCAACAACAAGTCCTTTGCCTATTGAGTTTTCCTCTTATTCAGTACAATGTGAAGCCGAAAAAGCAAGATTGGTTTGGTCGACAGCAATTGAGAAAAATAACAATTACTTTACAATAGAAAGATCAGAAAACGGAATAGATTTCATGGAAATTGGAAATGTAAAAGGCGCGGGCAACAGTTATCAAAGCAGGAATTACAGCTATTTGGATAATACCATCGAGTTCGAAAAAAACTATTATTATCGAATTCGTCAAACAGATTATGACGGAAAAAACACAGCATCAAATCCCATTATTTTACAAGCCTGTTACGGAATCAAAAATTATAGGCCTGAAGTTTATCCGAACCCAGCCTCTGAAATTTTAAAAATCAGTTATTCCTATCCTCCCGTAAATTCAAAATACATTCTAAAAACCTCCACCGGTGAAAAAATCATGGAAGGAAACCTGGATAAATATGAAAATGAAATTGAACTTAGAAGTTTAGACAGAGGTTTCTATATTTTAGAAATTGAAAATAACGGTAATTACTATATGCGAAAAATAATTCGCAACTAG
- a CDS encoding peptidoglycan DD-metalloendopeptidase family protein: MLKLKGYLLLFILSLQVLVGQNGPNAKAVFTKFFHEGEEPAGNFPISKSRLVKIVDSLLNLDHIDSKEIELVAYYNDLLSIYADSTKATPIKLSDLNFYEDLDESMIFPLVSDKTIPESTTIVIENDALSYYTAPRAGVITSLYGWRDKKMHKGIDIDLVKGDAVVAAFDGKVRVAAKRGGYGNVVVIMHPNGLETVYAHLSKLKVKPGQVVLSGQIIGLGGNTGHSTGSHLHFEVRYKSVALNPSTFISFDEHKLLYNTIVLNKSRVGVNAYPANATFHTVGKGESWSVIAKKYGVTSKELCALNGTKSRYYLKVGQKIRVN; the protein is encoded by the coding sequence GTGTTGAAACTGAAAGGATATCTGCTACTTTTTATTCTGTCTTTACAGGTATTAGTCGGTCAAAACGGTCCGAATGCAAAAGCCGTTTTCACTAAATTTTTCCATGAAGGCGAAGAGCCAGCCGGAAATTTCCCGATTTCCAAATCCAGATTAGTCAAAATCGTAGACTCCTTATTAAACCTTGATCATATCGATTCAAAGGAAATTGAATTGGTTGCCTACTATAACGATTTGTTATCTATTTACGCCGATTCAACAAAAGCTACTCCCATAAAATTATCCGATTTAAATTTTTATGAGGACTTAGATGAGTCGATGATTTTCCCCTTGGTGAGTGATAAAACCATTCCTGAATCGACTACTATTGTTATTGAAAATGATGCTTTGAGTTATTATACCGCTCCCCGCGCCGGTGTCATCACCTCCCTATACGGTTGGCGCGATAAAAAAATGCACAAAGGTATCGATATCGATTTAGTAAAGGGTGATGCAGTTGTAGCGGCATTTGACGGTAAAGTAAGGGTGGCGGCTAAACGCGGAGGTTACGGTAACGTGGTTGTAATCATGCATCCTAACGGTCTCGAAACGGTGTATGCGCATCTTTCTAAATTAAAAGTTAAACCCGGCCAAGTTGTTTTATCAGGACAAATAATAGGCTTAGGTGGTAATACAGGGCACAGTACCGGTTCACATTTACACTTTGAAGTACGCTATAAAAGTGTGGCTTTGAATCCTTCTACATTCATTTCCTTTGATGAACACAAACTTTTATACAATACTATTGTTTTAAATAAATCCAGAGTTGGTGTGAATGCTTATCCGGCAAATGCCACCTTTCATACGGTAGGTAAAGGCGAAAGCTGGTCGGTAATAGCAAAAAAATATGGCGTAACCAGCAAAGAGCTCTGCGCTTTAAATGGCACAAAAAGCCGCTACTATTTAAAAGTGGGACAAAAAATACGGGTAAATTAA
- a CDS encoding DUF3887 domain-containing protein: MKKITFVLLAFLSYAVKSQTVNELSESFLNKMLRGSYDSCRSYFDASVLDKINPQMIQSMWEKIPNYVGEFKSYENVRSEKQDTLEIVLMTCAFEKTKLDLKLVYNTPKKIVGIFFQPVKSKAVYNVPEYYRVEKLYETKLELKTGDYKMPGMLCVPNNTENPPVVIFVHGSGPNDKDETLGPNKVLKDLALGLASNGIASYRYDKRTFAEAQKMSSSQDKIGLEEEVIEDVLSAVKLLRNHPTTKSSKIYVAGHSLGAMCAPLIAKKGKDISGIIMLAGPARPFEDMLLEQFTYLFNLDSIIDADEKKSLSDLEAQIKKVKDPKQLKTAKASELPLGQPSYYWQSIKKYNQVQTAKGVKQPILVLQGKRDYQVTMTDFEIWKKELENNPKNKFISYEGLNHLFIKGEGKCTPAEYQVSGNVQEQVIKDICDWIKAFQK, from the coding sequence ATGAAAAAAATCACCTTCGTTTTACTAGCATTCTTGAGTTATGCGGTAAAGTCTCAAACAGTCAATGAACTTTCAGAAAGTTTTTTAAATAAAATGCTTCGCGGCAGTTATGATAGCTGTCGCTCCTACTTTGACGCTTCGGTGCTTGATAAGATTAATCCTCAGATGATACAGTCGATGTGGGAAAAAATCCCGAATTACGTTGGCGAATTTAAATCCTATGAAAATGTAAGAAGCGAAAAGCAAGATACATTAGAAATTGTTTTAATGACCTGTGCTTTCGAAAAGACAAAACTCGATTTAAAATTAGTATACAATACGCCAAAAAAAATCGTTGGTATTTTCTTTCAACCGGTTAAAAGCAAAGCTGTTTACAATGTACCGGAGTATTATCGCGTAGAAAAGCTTTACGAAACAAAACTCGAGCTTAAAACCGGCGATTATAAAATGCCGGGAATGTTATGCGTACCAAATAATACAGAAAATCCTCCTGTAGTGATCTTCGTGCACGGCTCCGGACCAAACGATAAAGACGAAACCCTAGGTCCTAATAAAGTGCTGAAAGACTTAGCCCTTGGATTAGCATCCAATGGTATCGCCAGTTACAGATACGATAAACGCACATTTGCCGAAGCACAAAAAATGTCTTCCTCTCAAGATAAGATTGGATTGGAAGAAGAAGTTATTGAGGACGTATTGAGTGCCGTAAAACTTTTAAGAAATCATCCTACAACAAAGTCTTCTAAAATTTATGTGGCAGGTCATAGTTTGGGTGCCATGTGCGCACCTCTCATCGCAAAGAAAGGAAAAGACATTAGTGGTATAATTATGTTGGCAGGTCCTGCCCGTCCGTTTGAGGATATGCTTTTGGAACAATTTACCTATTTGTTTAATCTGGATAGTATCATTGATGCGGATGAAAAGAAATCATTAAGTGATTTAGAAGCCCAAATAAAAAAAGTAAAAGATCCGAAGCAACTTAAAACAGCAAAAGCATCGGAATTACCGCTCGGACAACCCTCTTACTATTGGCAAAGCATCAAAAAATACAATCAGGTACAAACAGCAAAAGGTGTTAAACAACCGATTTTAGTACTTCAGGGGAAACGCGATTATCAGGTAACTATGACTGATTTTGAAATTTGGAAAAAGGAATTAGAAAATAACCCGAAGAATAAATTTATTTCGTACGAAGGTTTAAACCATTTATTCATCAAGGGCGAAGGGAAATGCACTCCTGCCGAATACCAAGTTTCGGGTAATGTTCAGGAGCAAGTCATAAAAGATATTTGCGATTGGATAAAAGCATTCCAGAAATAA
- a CDS encoding TolC family protein, with product MLNKKINIVIALFGITFLKAQDVLTVEQAIKTGLEKNYAVMISRNETEITKAQNNFGNAGMSPQVSLNGNLSLANLNSYQEFSNGTVQDRQGAQSNSTGASLNVNWVVFDGMKMFAVKKRLSQNEQLSSLQLKQQMENTVYEIVNAYYDVVRIQQLMKAAQQNLAVYEERKKIAKLKLDIGSDSKVDLLLTEADENKAKSNLLKLEQQLLSAKTGLNVLMNVAPDADFKTTTEIATNYNPAYDELKKSALKNNSSLLMALQNEMIAEQSIKEARSGFLPQLQLNASYNFIRNQSQAGFLFLNQQNGVNAGLSAGWLLFSGNKNNKLVKERQIRLLNQKNLTELNKQQVDAMVYIHYQNYLTNKKILELELYNLKGAEELLSVSMERYKIGKANLLETKEAQSNLEEAQTRMINASYDCKKSETELLRSNGDLVK from the coding sequence ATGCTGAATAAAAAGATAAACATAGTCATTGCTTTATTCGGAATAACGTTTCTGAAAGCGCAGGATGTTTTAACCGTAGAGCAAGCAATTAAAACAGGTTTAGAAAAGAATTACGCGGTGATGATTTCTCGTAACGAAACCGAAATTACCAAAGCTCAAAATAATTTTGGTAATGCGGGTATGTCGCCACAAGTAAGTTTAAACGGTAATTTAAGTTTAGCGAACCTTAATTCGTATCAGGAATTCAGTAACGGAACGGTTCAAGACAGGCAAGGGGCTCAATCCAATAGTACCGGCGCCTCTTTAAATGTGAATTGGGTTGTGTTTGATGGAATGAAAATGTTTGCCGTTAAAAAGCGTTTAAGCCAAAATGAGCAATTGAGTAGTTTGCAATTAAAGCAACAAATGGAAAACACTGTTTATGAAATAGTGAATGCTTATTACGATGTGGTGCGAATACAACAACTGATGAAAGCGGCACAACAAAATCTGGCAGTGTATGAGGAAAGAAAAAAAATAGCGAAACTTAAATTAGACATAGGTTCCGATTCAAAAGTTGATTTATTACTCACGGAAGCTGATGAGAACAAAGCAAAAAGTAATTTACTGAAATTGGAACAGCAGTTATTAAGCGCAAAAACAGGTTTGAATGTTTTAATGAATGTAGCACCAGATGCAGACTTTAAAACAACAACTGAAATTGCTACCAATTATAACCCGGCTTATGATGAATTAAAAAAATCAGCTCTAAAGAATAATTCTTCTTTATTGATGGCATTGCAAAATGAGATGATAGCCGAGCAAAGTATTAAAGAGGCACGCTCCGGTTTTTTACCTCAACTACAATTAAATGCTTCCTATAACTTTATCAGAAATCAAAGTCAGGCCGGATTTTTATTCTTAAATCAGCAAAATGGTGTGAACGCCGGTTTAAGTGCCGGATGGTTATTGTTTAGTGGTAACAAGAACAATAAACTCGTAAAAGAGAGACAAATTCGTTTGTTGAATCAAAAAAATTTGACAGAGTTAAATAAGCAACAAGTAGATGCGATGGTTTACATACATTATCAAAACTATTTAACCAATAAGAAAATTTTGGAACTTGAATTGTATAACCTGAAAGGTGCAGAGGAGTTGCTGTCAGTTTCTATGGAAAGATACAAAATTGGTAAAGCCAATTTATTAGAGACAAAAGAAGCGCAAAGTAATTTAGAAGAAGCTCAAACCCGTATGATAAATGCGTCTTACGATTGTAAAAAATCAGAAACAGAATTGTTACGCTCCAACGGCGATTTAGTGAAATAA
- a CDS encoding DUF4293 domain-containing protein: MLQRIQTVFLLLITVFSVLQLFVPFQTITTYESTLMLYLSPATYNATTQPIIHLPLVICLLITLLSLITIFMYKKRSLQMKLCTLIALLSFALTASLFLFTYAKLEENHETMISYNIAAFIPLINIILAFIAKRFIKKDDELVKSADRIR; this comes from the coding sequence ATGTTACAACGCATACAAACTGTGTTTCTTCTATTGATTACTGTGTTTTCAGTTCTTCAATTATTTGTTCCTTTTCAAACCATCACTACCTACGAAAGCACACTAATGCTTTATTTGTCACCTGCCACTTACAATGCAACTACACAACCAATCATTCACCTTCCGCTAGTGATCTGTTTATTAATTACACTCCTGTCACTCATTACCATTTTTATGTATAAAAAGAGAAGCTTGCAAATGAAATTATGTACGCTGATAGCCCTTCTTTCATTTGCTTTAACAGCCAGTTTATTCTTATTTACATATGCGAAATTGGAAGAGAACCATGAAACCATGATTAGTTATAACATAGCCGCTTTTATTCCTTTAATCAATATCATTTTAGCTTTTATTGCTAAACGTTTTATTAAAAAGGATGATGAGCTTGTTAAAAGTGCTGACAGAATCAGGTGA
- a CDS encoding NUDIX domain-containing protein, whose protein sequence is MKLFNVRVYGLLLDEGRVLVSDELIKGHKITKFPGGGLEFGEGTIECVIREFKEELNLNIEVVDHFYTTDFFVASAFNPNSQVISIYYHVRALEPINAKISEEAFDFDPLKEEDQAFRWLKVDELHQNNFTFAIDKKVSSLLNKKLH, encoded by the coding sequence ATGAAACTATTTAATGTTCGTGTTTACGGGCTACTCCTGGATGAAGGTCGTGTTTTGGTAAGTGATGAACTTATTAAGGGACATAAAATAACCAAATTCCCGGGAGGTGGTCTCGAGTTCGGTGAGGGAACAATTGAATGCGTTATTCGTGAATTCAAGGAAGAACTTAATCTGAATATAGAGGTAGTCGACCATTTTTATACGACCGATTTTTTTGTAGCCTCCGCCTTCAATCCCAATAGTCAGGTAATTAGCATTTATTACCATGTTCGTGCCCTGGAGCCCATAAACGCTAAAATTTCAGAGGAGGCGTTTGATTTCGACCCATTAAAGGAAGAAGATCAGGCGTTTAGATGGCTGAAAGTAGACGAGCTACACCAAAATAATTTTACATTTGCTATAGATAAAAAAGTATCTTCATTGTTAAATAAAAAACTGCACTAA
- a CDS encoding SpoIIE family protein phosphatase, whose protein sequence is MIKRCTYLFLFAVFFTLTGSATLPDSLINIIDFETADNKNIQITNGKRENKFKFADPKWLFINDDQADFKFGNENESQYKIVNSHSGVITIGEKDKGIFDTGFNGIAWYKCYFKIPQHQINKVYGLEMALHGAIEIYLDGKFQKAIGTISTDGKTVQELNVTDGSIYFPINDSLVHCLAIRFALPNYAHYLSKYEDNLQEPAFEFSVSDLKDDSQTLLSIYYSVTNMLSAFFFALFIIHLLIYFFYRDQSFNLLYAMFLFLLSLTFLEAYILRFIEDLKFYLWLDSFDNVIFPTVCFILVTILNKLLHEKRTWHYIALCIALVYHYVDVIFIHEFHRFTGVSIIFYTYFNTLAHSIKGVRRKIVSAKFLGWGILGFTLSFILLILSSIIISMISVEANGEPAALFTYAFFIILGILSIPLSMTAYLAYDFAGTTKSLKLKLIENQELNAKSLQQEKEKQELLANQNRTLEIQVTERTKEIAEQNKMLEHQKKEITDSITYAKRIQQALLPELSEIKAKLPNSFILYLPKDIVSGDFYYFQTFSSGAEHPGRLENFSESGTYIAAADCTGHGVPGALMSMIVHEKIEAATKIFNQPNQILQSINKQVKDALKQYQNENASRDGCDIAFLKLSGSKLYYSGAYRPLYLFDKQNNFSEIKATKTAIAGLTPYDQDFEQYEFDTNTLKAAYVFSDGFADQFGGEKTKKLTTKKFKELLAKIVDLPIDEQKQELDLFFNQWKGHVEQIDDVLVIGIRF, encoded by the coding sequence GTGATTAAAAGGTGTACATATTTATTTCTATTCGCAGTTTTCTTTACGCTTACAGGCAGTGCTACACTACCCGATTCGCTCATAAATATCATTGATTTTGAGACCGCAGATAATAAAAACATTCAAATTACAAACGGTAAACGCGAAAACAAATTCAAATTTGCCGACCCAAAATGGCTTTTTATTAATGATGATCAGGCCGATTTTAAATTTGGCAACGAAAATGAAAGTCAATATAAAATAGTTAATAGCCATTCGGGTGTTATTACCATTGGCGAAAAAGACAAAGGGATTTTCGATACCGGTTTTAATGGCATTGCCTGGTACAAATGCTATTTTAAAATTCCACAGCATCAAATTAACAAGGTTTACGGATTAGAAATGGCATTACACGGTGCCATAGAAATTTATTTGGATGGAAAGTTTCAAAAGGCCATTGGAACAATTAGTACAGATGGGAAGACAGTACAGGAGTTAAACGTAACCGATGGCAGTATATATTTCCCAATTAACGATTCATTAGTACATTGTCTCGCTATCCGTTTTGCTTTACCTAATTACGCCCACTATTTAAGTAAGTACGAAGACAATCTGCAGGAGCCGGCTTTTGAATTTTCGGTATCTGATTTAAAAGACGATAGCCAAACATTATTAAGCATCTATTATAGTGTAACAAACATGCTCTCGGCATTTTTCTTTGCGCTCTTTATCATTCATCTTTTAATTTATTTTTTCTATCGCGATCAAAGCTTCAATTTGCTTTATGCGATGTTCTTATTCTTATTATCATTAACTTTTTTAGAAGCCTATATTCTGCGCTTTATTGAAGACTTAAAATTCTATTTATGGTTAGATAGTTTCGATAATGTTATTTTTCCAACGGTTTGTTTCATTTTAGTCACCATCCTAAACAAACTGTTACACGAGAAAAGAACCTGGCACTATATTGCTTTATGTATAGCCTTAGTTTATCATTATGTGGATGTGATTTTTATTCATGAATTTCATAGATTCACCGGTGTTTCTATAATTTTCTATACTTACTTCAATACTTTAGCGCACTCTATAAAAGGTGTTCGCCGCAAAATTGTATCGGCTAAGTTTTTAGGATGGGGTATTCTTGGATTTACACTCTCCTTCATTTTACTGATTTTATCTTCCATCATTATTTCCATGATTTCAGTAGAAGCCAATGGAGAACCCGCTGCATTATTTACCTATGCCTTTTTTATCATATTAGGAATTTTGAGTATCCCACTTTCGATGACAGCTTACTTAGCTTATGATTTTGCGGGTACCACTAAGTCGCTCAAACTTAAATTAATCGAAAATCAGGAATTAAACGCTAAGTCATTACAACAGGAAAAGGAAAAGCAAGAGTTATTAGCGAATCAAAACAGAACACTGGAAATTCAGGTAACAGAAAGAACTAAGGAAATTGCCGAGCAAAATAAAATGCTCGAACATCAGAAAAAAGAAATTACCGATAGCATTACCTATGCTAAACGAATTCAGCAGGCATTATTACCCGAGTTAAGTGAAATAAAAGCAAAATTACCGAACAGCTTTATTCTTTATCTCCCAAAAGATATTGTGAGCGGCGATTTTTACTACTTCCAAACCTTTAGCAGTGGAGCCGAACATCCCGGTCGATTAGAAAACTTTAGCGAATCAGGAACCTATATTGCCGCTGCAGATTGTACCGGACATGGTGTGCCCGGCGCCTTAATGAGTATGATTGTGCATGAGAAAATTGAAGCGGCCACTAAAATATTTAATCAACCTAATCAAATTCTACAAAGTATCAATAAACAAGTAAAAGATGCTTTAAAACAATATCAAAACGAAAACGCCTCACGCGATGGATGCGACATTGCTTTCTTAAAACTTAGTGGGTCGAAACTCTATTATTCCGGTGCTTACCGTCCTTTGTACTTATTCGATAAACAAAACAACTTCAGTGAAATAAAAGCCACTAAAACCGCCATTGCCGGACTCACCCCATATGATCAGGATTTTGAACAGTATGAATTTGATACCAATACTTTAAAAGCAGCCTATGTATTTAGCGATGGATTCGCAGATCAGTTTGGAGGCGAAAAAACCAAAAAACTAACTACCAAAAAATTCAAGGAGCTACTTGCGAAAATCGTTGATTTACCTATCGACGAGCAAAAACAAGAATTAGACCTCTTTTTTAATCAGTGGAAGGGTCATGTAGAGCAAATTGATGATGTTTTAGTGATAGGCATCCGCTTCTAA
- a CDS encoding nucleoside deaminase yields the protein MFDDNYFMNEAFKEAQKAFDADEVPVGAVIVANNRIIARAHNLTERLNDVTAHAEMQAITAATNALGGKYLHECTLYVTLEPCPMCAGALNWAQISKIVYGASDAKRGYSLFSEPLLHPKTLVSKGVNEVACGKIIKDFFLKKR from the coding sequence ATGTTTGATGATAATTACTTTATGAACGAGGCATTTAAGGAGGCTCAAAAAGCCTTTGATGCTGATGAAGTTCCGGTAGGGGCTGTAATTGTGGCGAATAACCGAATTATTGCCAGGGCGCATAATTTAACGGAGCGCTTAAATGATGTAACAGCACACGCCGAAATGCAGGCTATTACGGCTGCTACAAATGCCTTGGGAGGTAAATATCTTCACGAATGTACTTTATATGTTACATTAGAACCTTGTCCGATGTGTGCCGGTGCCTTAAATTGGGCACAAATCAGCAAAATAGTTTACGGGGCTTCTGATGCTAAGCGTGGATATAGTTTGTTTTCTGAACCCTTATTGCACCCTAAAACACTGGTTAGTAAAGGGGTAAATGAGGTGGCTTGCGGTAAAATCATCAAAGACTTCTTTTTGAAAAAGCGTTAA
- the mnmD gene encoding tRNA (5-methylaminomethyl-2-thiouridine)(34)-methyltransferase MnmD — translation MFEILKTKDGSDTVFSKQYNATYHSIHGAVRESNHVFIENGLHVAISKFDSVSILEIGLGTALNLFLTLKEISNKPIRYTAIEKFPLSENIYSNLSYAKEEGFIHLHQLPWNKKVEVKDGFAIEKINADFLEFKSNEIYNLVYLDAFAPTTQNELWQVEVLQKIFHMMAPQGILVTYCAKGELKRHLKSVGFIVETLPGPPGKREMTRAIRP, via the coding sequence ATGTTCGAAATACTGAAAACAAAGGATGGTAGTGATACTGTTTTTAGTAAACAGTATAATGCAACCTATCATTCTATACATGGCGCAGTTCGTGAAAGCAATCATGTGTTTATCGAAAACGGACTCCATGTCGCAATTTCAAAATTCGACTCTGTTTCAATTTTAGAGATTGGATTAGGAACTGCACTTAATCTCTTTTTAACTCTAAAAGAAATTTCAAATAAACCCATTCGTTATACCGCTATCGAAAAGTTTCCATTATCAGAAAATATCTACTCAAACTTAAGTTATGCAAAGGAAGAGGGGTTTATACATTTACATCAATTGCCCTGGAACAAGAAAGTTGAAGTTAAAGACGGTTTTGCCATCGAAAAAATCAATGCAGATTTTTTAGAATTCAAGTCTAACGAAATCTATAATTTAGTCTACCTGGATGCTTTTGCTCCTACTACACAGAATGAACTCTGGCAAGTAGAAGTGCTGCAGAAAATCTTTCATATGATGGCACCACAAGGTATTTTGGTAACTTATTGTGCCAAGGGAGAACTGAAGCGTCATTTAAAATCTGTTGGTTTTATAGTAGAAACCCTTCCCGGACCACCCGGAAAAAGAGAAATGACAAGGGCAATTCGTCCTTAA